From a single Brassica napus cultivar Da-Ae chromosome C7 unlocalized genomic scaffold, Da-Ae chrC07_Random_23, whole genome shotgun sequence genomic region:
- the LOC106449353 gene encoding LOW QUALITY PROTEIN: jacalin-related lectin 34 (The sequence of the model RefSeq protein was modified relative to this genomic sequence to represent the inferred CDS: inserted 2 bases in 1 codon) produces MAHSPFLNLVLVFVTVASIFSTFAEANRGFGWGWGGGSNYSSSSGSSPGSGWGWGSSRNGSGWIWGAGTNYSSGSRSSPGSGWSWGGYXGSNHSSGSGSSPWSGWGWGWGPKNTNNSGSDGSGSGWGWGGHSKGYNATYNAPRKIIVGGDKEWTYGFNYSDWASKTAPFFLNDILVFKYNPPAPFTHSVYLFSNPLSYEKCDVKKGKMIASPKQGAGNGFELVLTKMKPYYISCGEHDGAHCSNGTMKFTVMPILPRW; encoded by the exons ATGGCACATTCTCCTTTTCTAAACCTTGTTTTAGTCTTTGTGACCGTGGCCTCCATATTTTCCACATTTGCTGAGGCCAATAGGGGATTTGGATGGGGTTGGGGTGGAGGCTCAAACTATTCAAGCAGTTCAGGTTCAAGCCCTGGCTCAGGCTGGGGTTGGGGCTCTAGCCGGAACGGCTCGGGATGGATTTGGGGTGCGGGCACCAACTATTCAAGTGGTTCAAGGTCAAGCCCCGGGTCAGGATGGAGTTGGGGGGGGTA GGGCTCCAACCATTCAAGTGGTTCAGGTTCAAGCCCGTGGTCGGGATGGGGTTGGGGCTGGGGTCCTAAAAACACAAACAACTCGGGATCTGACGGCTCCGGTTCTGGCTGGGGCTGGGGAGGTCACTCAAAAGGTTATAACGCAACCTACAATGCACCTAGAAAGATCATAGTCGGTGGAGACAAAGAGTGGACATATGGTTTCAATTACTCCGACTGGGCTTCTAAGACTGCCCCCTTCTTTCTCAATGACATACTTG TGTTCAAATACAACCCACCAGCACCGTTCACGCACAGCGTTTATTTGTTTTCTAACCCATTGAGTTACGAAAAGTGCGATGTTAAGAAAGGAAAGATGATAGCATCACCGAAGCAAGGTGCTGGGAATGGCTTTGAGCTTGTTCTTACAAAAATGAAGCCTTACTACATATCGTGCGGCGAGCATGACGGTGCTCACTGCAGCAATGGCACCATGAAGTTTACCGTCATGCCTATCCTCCCCCGTTGGTAA
- the LOC106448051 gene encoding LOW QUALITY PROTEIN: uncharacterized transmembrane protein DDB_G0289901 (The sequence of the model RefSeq protein was modified relative to this genomic sequence to represent the inferred CDS: inserted 1 base in 1 codon): MSLSGSQKKLILLVLAFACLSSSGAEAWSWSWSNGXGWGWGSDGSSSSSSGPGSNSDDSSRSWGSSPGWGWSWGDGSDNSGSGSGSNSDGSGWGWGWGSDGSSSSGSGSGTIPDGSRWSWSWNPRSGWSWSWDSNHNSDSEAPNSSGTDSEAPSCSSSGSDSEAPRNIVVGGSDGWKKGLDYKEWAFKNAPFYVNDVLAFKYDKSAKRRNNVYLFQDPWSYMNCDLKNAKKIGLTHKRSEKSFKFALRQNKPYFFASGEHDGDYCTNHNMKFTLFPVPHHSD, encoded by the exons ATGTCTCTCTCTGGTTCACAAAAGAAGCTGATCCTACTGGTCTTGGCGTTTGCATGTCTCTCTTCATCAGGTGCAGAGGCGTGGAGCTGGAGTTGGAGCAACG TCGGGTGGGGCTGGGGATCTGATGGCTCAAGCAGCTCTAGCTCAGGTCCTGGTTCAAACTCTGACGATTCAAGTCGGAGTTGGGGCTCGAGTCCTGGCTGGGGCTGGAGCTGGGGAGACGGCTCAGACAACTCTGGCTCAGGTTCTGGTTCAAACTCTGATGGATCTGGTTGGGGATGGGGCTGGGGATCAGATGGGTCAAGCAGCTCGGGCTCAGGTTCAGGTACCATTCCTGATGGTTCAAGATGGAGCTGGAGCTGGAACCCTAGGTCAGGCTGGAGCTGGAGTTGGGATTCCAACCATAATTCGGACAGTGAAGCGCCAAACAGTTCAGGAACGGACAGTGAAGCACCCAGCTGTTCGAGCTCCGGTTCGGACAGTGAAGCGCCAAGGAACATCGTAGTGGGAGGATCTGATGGATGGAAAAAAGGTTTGGATTACAAAGAATGGGCTTTCAAGAATGCTCCTTTCTACGTCAACGATGTTCTTG CTTTCAAGTACGATAAATCGGCCAAGCGAAGGAACAATGTGTATTTGTTCCAAGATCCATGGAGTTATATGAACTGCGACCTAAAGAATGCAAAGAAGATTGGTTTGACGCATAAAAGATCAGAAAAAAGCTTCAAGTTTGCACTTAGACAAAATAAGCCTTACTTCTTTGCCTCGGGCGAGCATGATGGTGATTATTGCACCAACCACAACATGAAGTTCACCCTCTTCCCTGTTCCGCACCATTCTGACTAA